The DNA sequence CTTTCACTGTTACCTTATATTATGGGAGTtgtcttttgctttcttttttatgGCCGTTAGGCTGGTTTGAAAGCTTCCCATCCCATTGACTTTGTCTCCCTCGCCGTTTGTACAGGCACTGCAACCCTGATTATTCAATTCATGATTCTCTtaacctagtttttttttatttataattattttatttataaatgttaGAAAATACGAGTCttttaacatgaaaataattaagttatataAAGATGGTCAGAAGTAAATAATTtcgagttaaatttttttattagaaattattaattaagataGGAGATTGAGAGAAATTATAATACTGTTGAAGTATTGTAAATGTGAATATGAACTTTCAGATCGTATAAAAGTAGACAGATTGGGTTATATATAAATGAGAATCATccacaattttaatatttttaactgatgtgaaatttatttatataatttatttgtgatttattaacaaaaatctcTCGATATTTTATCATGGTCCTGTTCCCAACAGagacaaagaaaagaagaatgagaatatttaaatgtattatattatttccAAATTACATTTCACCATTCTTATTTGTAATGTGAtttgtttatgttattttcGTCTCGTATTTCCATGTCTGCTGACAAATCAGGTAGTGGTATTCTGGCTATTCATTAATCATTATAGCTTCTGTCTCTTCAACCATAAATAGCCATAATAAAAGAATTCAAGTATAGAAAAAGCACGAAGTCACAGTAATATCACtacagcattttttttttaaattcatgaaaaaaaatacaaagtctttgctaaaagttaaaatcattaaaattaaattgcagcatcattaaaaatataaataataatttttcaagtGTATTCTAAGTAACCATTGCCTTTTTCTATATGCAACAATTTTTCCTCTTATAACCAcaccacaataataataataataaaaaaaaacattgcctAAACTATCACAGTAAGCAACAGTTTCGATTTTCATATCACCTATAATACATTATAGCTAAGATTCAAATATGTCATCACAAATACTTCAGACGGCATTGTTAACTATGAAAACTGTTacctaatatattttaaaaacaattttaaccattaacaaaaattaagtatttactaaagaaaaaagaagaaaaaaacagtcATGTGTGAGAAGTCTCTACTCTCCATGCTATTGCTTTATTTGCTTTTGTGCTATTCGTTATggaaatcatttttcattttaaaatttcagcAACACTGCATGTGATCACCACTTAGTTTTTATCTCACAAACCCTACTCACTTCTTTTCTTGGATGAAAAAAGGCTGCAAGTTGTGAATTTTGGTCCCACGAGGATGACTCACCCCACAGTCCAAATAAAGCTAAATATACTGAATAATAAGTAGATTTGTAGGTATACTGTCCTATAATTATAAGAGCTGCCACTTAACTTCACAAGCAATTAGTCAATTAGAGGATACACTCTAGTTCAACTAAACGGAGAAAAATAGTCTCAACCTATGCGTGGTTAAATAACATTAGTCATGTACgggattaaaaataagaaaagaatctCCTCTTGTATAATTCTTAGACATGTTTTACTTCAATTTAAACTTTCTTTCGAAGTGAAATGCTGGAAGTTAATATTTCTTTCATATAATCCTTcggaacaaaaatttaaaaaggtcATGGGATGCAGTGGAAGAAAAAGGTACTTCTCTTAAACTATTGGCTTAAAATATGACGAAACCTGAAGAACAACTATGACCACTTCAGGAATCATAAAGATAAAGTCTActgcaaagtaaaaaaaaaaaaaaaaacttagatacaAATTACTTTAGTCCCAACCGTTAAATTAATTTAGCTACCCCATTCCCAGTTCCCACCAACTGGAAGAAAAGTCAACATTTATTAACTAACATAATCCATAACCCCAAAAAATCTTAAAACTAATATAACCACCAAGAAGTAATTTATCTTCTCTTCCTAGTTTCACACTTCCAGACACCTCATAACATACTTTACACAAAGCAAAATCAGCCAGACGCATATTCTCATGCGGGAATATCTCTGTCCTCTTCAGCTTTTAGTATCCAGTAGGAAACTCGCAGCTACCATACTCTGCACAATAATAACTTTGGTTAATTATGCTCACAAAAACATAATACTCGTatgaattaagaaataaaaaacacaaagtACAATTGTTAAAGCCCCCACCCACAAACTAGGATTTTTAAAAGGCGTCATTAGAATCCAATGTTTGACTCATTGACCGTCTTTATGGGTTGTCCCTTCGGGAATAGGGTTCACCAaaattgtgattaaaaaaaGGCATTTTTTTCATAGACCAAGTAACACAACACTATAGCACCGTAATTATAATGGACCCCTATAGTACACTCTACCCAATAAAGTTACGCCACGTCGTTATCAGAAAAGATTCCCCCTTGTCAACCCTATCACGTGCCTCTTTTATGTCTTTCCACTGACCTGTCCTGTCGTGCACCATTTCTCTCACCCGCTCAAGTTAGCAGCCCAACATAACACTATTCTAAACTACACCCAATTACaacataattgaaaaaatattaaaaaggggTTTTTATAGAATACTTACTCGGCTCCTGCGTGACAACGTACGACGTACCCCCGAAATAGCAGCTACCACCCTTGCGCGACTGCTTCTGGTAATAACTGTTGAACGCGAAAGAAGCGTGGGCCACAAGCGTGTTAGGATCGTAACACGTGGAACCGCGCTGAATCGGACGGCAATCAGCACCTCCCTCACCACAAGCGAAATCTAGAGCCGCCTGCAGCTTAACCTTATCCGCATCCGGGTTTGCAACGCACCACGTGTTTCCAGTGGTACTCTTGGAGACCCCGCCGCTCACAACCGGCGCCGGCGCCGGCGTTCCCTTCTGCTGTCCGCCGCCGCTCACCGGCGCCGGACGATCGTGGTAGTCCTTGAGTTCCTCCGTCGTTAACGGAACATTGTAAACCCTCCTCTCGTCAGGGTAGAAAAGCCCAAAGTTTCTCTCGGAAGTAGGCCCGGGCTTCTGGTTCTCATTAAAAAGCGCGAACAGAAAAACGATGAGATCCGCTTTGGGCCTGAGAGGGGTCCCACCAGCGGTCAAGATCTTACGGACGAGATTCCCGTTGTACGCAGCAGCGTTGTCTACACTCGCACCCACCTCATTACTATCTCCCTTAGAAGGCCAACCTGTTTCGGTAACCACGATCTTAACGTCGTCGTATTTCAAAGCACTTAGCGCGGAGAAAACGGCGTCAATTTGGGCGTCAAATAGGTTATAATATCTCAACCCGTTACCGGGATCCACCACTCCGGGGTTATCACGGAACAGAGCGTAGTCTAAAGAGATGACGTCAGCGTTGGACTCATACGCGAAGAACGGGTACACGTTAACCATAAGGTATGACCCGGTTTCGCGGAGGAAGTCTAGCATGGGCTTGAAAACGGGTTCAACAAGTTCGGGTCGGAACGACCCGGCGGAGGAAGGGTAAGAGTTTGCTAGTGCGGAAAGTGCAATGGGGGAGGAAACCTTAATGTCTTTGTCGAGGTTGTGTTTGGTGAGGGCTTTTTGGATGTTCTTCATGGCGGGTACGAGGAACTTGGTGGTGTTGTGTGGGTCCACGAAAACCTCGTTGCCGACCGCAATGGCTTCGATTTGGGTGTGTGGGTAGTATGCGGCGACGTTCCTTTCGACCCATGAGGATGCAAAGGAGGGAGCTTTGGCTGCTGCGAAGAGTTGCTGGTTTGGAAGATCAACCGTCACTCTGATTCCGGATCCGGATAGTGCCCGGAGCACTGCTGGGTCGGTGTCGTAGACTTTGACACGTGTCAGTCCTTGCGATTTGAGGAGGTGAACGACCTTAACCGCGGAGGGAAGGTTGTTCGCTATTCGACCGTAGTTAACTCCAATGGAACCTCCAtctgaaacaaacaaacaatgtAGGATAAAAGTGTTaactttattatgaaaaaaatgaaagaaaagaaagagagaaatgaaCTTGTAGAGGTGAGCATTGCCTGCGAGGGTGAGGGAGAGGAGAATGGTGAGGACGATGAAGCGATGCATTCTCTGCTTCTGTGGAGAGAAACagagcgagagagagagagaggctcTGGTTTTGcgttttgtgtttgttttcggATGTGTTGTTGAGGATGTTTCTGGGAATGTGGTGTGCAGAGAGTGTGTTTCTGCGGAGCAAGTGGGTGACGTGAGAGAGAGTGGGGTGTGTTTGTTAGTATTATCTATGAAGAGAGGGTGTTGAGGGAAACGAGGTGGTGGGAAGGGTGAGAGAGAAAGTGGGACCCACTAAGTGTAAGTGACATTAACAAATGGACGAGTGATTATAGGACCACCATCCATCACTCATGCCCTGGTGGCCAGTTGGCCTGCTGCCTCATGATGCAGATGAAGTTCAAGAACTGCAGGCATCCGCGTTTGGCCCACCAAACAGAACCTTAGATCGCGATTtccatgtttttattattaaattcattttttaattatatgattatggACACTTTTTGTGGTGCATGAATTATGATTTTctgtaggtttttttttttctttctttaagtaAAGAAACAGCCGAAAAAAGGCCAATTTAAGAATGAGAATGAAAATTGACTATGGCGTTTTGTTCATTGCTGTATTTAAGTTCTCGACCTCACAGTGGATAGTGTTTTGGAGGAGCTGCTATCATCCAACAAtgataaagaaacaaaaaaaacatggtcatattaatttcatgtatttttttagaagtgATGGTAAAATCCAGTTTTACATCATTGTCTTGACAGATCTTTTctggcttttttatttttatttttacctttcTGAACAATATCTTACAGATTACACCAAAATTGAGTGTCTTACAAATGGTTTGTATCTTCGCTTTTGCACCTAATCCGTGAAGCTAATTAATCTAATAGAGCCTTTGCAGATGAGGGTCGAATGTGTAGCACATTGTTTGCGAAATTTTCTTGGTAACGTATGAGTAAAGAGCAATTAATGACTCCAACGTATATCATTTATGTCAATCCAAAAATACCAATAAAGTTTTACTTCAAACCTTACAACATACGTACTcctataatagtttttttttcttctttttttctcctttgttgaAGCAAGATATCTGAATAGCAGAAAAttgcaagattttttttatatgcaagATGAGAAAATTGAATCCCTATAGCTAtacttaaagaaacaaattctttcctctttttatgtaagaaaaaagaggaggagaccttggaattttttttagttaatgtcAATTTTGTACATCTACatctaaaaataaagttttcaaGTGGTACCATGggttgtattttttattcctatttttatattttaataatgttttcatATGAGGAAAAGGAATGAGCGAGTAGGAAACGATGTATCATGTATTGTTTGAtatatcttcttttttctaattaatttttgagTTTTATGATCTACAATTGTGGTTTTTATGCATGGCGATAGCTCATTActagattatttttttggtcactttttttttcttattaccaaaatttaaatgaccAATGGGTTTGATAAtttgtgtgtttctgtgtgtgtggtGGTGGATACATTTTTTGGGTAATCGAAATGGAAGGGTCCATAAACTGAAACAGGTTTGATTTAATCATGTCTCTAAATTATAGTGTTCTGAATGACTACATCACTTTATAGCCTTATTCTTGActttcatatttcatttattcttGCGTTGATGAACACTTTGACATGCTTTTCAAATATCTTAAATTCCAATTTAGCATGTAAATATGGTAACTTTAAAAATTACTCATGTTTGATGTAGTAGTAtaatgttgtaattttttttatccataagaatataaaataatatcaagaaGTTTATAACACTTAAGCatttaatcaattaagttaaatttctcattatatatgataaggGAAAATGTGAGTTATGCATTGATTTCTTTTATTAGGTTCTTCTTCCAAAAACATTGAAATTTGAGATACCTTGGGATGTTACTTGTCCCTTCTCTATCATTACTCACCCTCAATTCCCTCCCcccgaaaaaaaaaacttgtttttattgaattttactaTTATATCACTTAATagttttttgtttctctttgtttatttttggttGCGTCCCTGTCATTAGtcataaagaaaattttcaaaattttcgttGAGTCCCAAGTTCTTTTAAACACCCTTTCAAGCTAACCCTTATGTCACTTTAccttaacaaatttaatgttatgCATTGTAACCCGGTTTTCATTTTGAAGATATTTGTGCAACATGTCAAGTTAAATGAAGTATTCCTTAGGGTCTGATTGGcaggataaaaagaaataaggtGTATAGAAACAGAGGGGAGAGAAATGGAATGGATGAAATTAAGTGAGAAATACAATAGACATTGTAGGAGTGTTTGGtttgagagaaataagaaaaaaataatagggCAGAGAGAAATATGAGGTGTAGGTAAAAAGACCATATTATCCTCATGTATAAATAAGGAAGTAATAAACATGGGATATTCTAGGAAAAATATCtcatttcttctctttctacccattttaagagagaaattattttagatGATCTCCAccactttatttttcattcctcACTCATTGCCTTCCTACCAAGCAACCAATGTCTTTTCTTTTTACcctattttaccaaaaaaacgGGAGGATGGGGGTGTTTTAAGAGGAGAAGATGCAACATGGAGGATAATttaagagaaatattttttaaaaagaagaaaggggtgTGCTAAGTAAAAATAGGAGTACAATTAGCAATTTCCAATGACGAACAATTCATAACAACAATCAAATACGAattcaaaatgttttttggtACCACAACAAAAATAAGTTCCAGCAGCATAATCACTATGGGTTGCGTGTCACCGTGTATATCAATATGACCGAGGAGATTGATGAGTAACACAGTCTAGGCAAGGAGAGATAAGAgtgaaatttgttttattttttcttgtgacAGGTTGGGCCTAGGGCCTAGGGAAGAAAAAACTGAAATGCTCCTCGTAGTGGCATGGGCCATGGGTTTCGGACCAGGATAAAAGAGgaaatttataacttataactaaataaatatcttacccaaaaaaaaaaaaactacaaggAAAACTTActgatttttattagaaatcatagtAAAATTACAGTAAAAGGGTATTGAtaacatttttcataattttttctacttttttttatttctttacttATATCTTaaaggtaatatatatatatataaaaccctGCTAGGATTTGCTACATTACCCTTTCCAACTTCCAAGAAATATCAGTACGCtaccattttaaaaattatcatttacatTTGGCTTAAAGTCCTCTAAATAGTAACAGAAaatatgttgtaaaaaaaaattgccaattaaaaattgaatttttaatccTCCAAATTCATAACTTTCTCGTATatgttattttaagtttattgactttgtaacacattaaaaattaatattttagtctCCAAATTCACAAATGCCTTTGCTTGAATCCACTCCTGGAGGAAATTAAATTATCTGCATTATAAAGCACTGATGAATCTATCACAACTTTATTAAGCAACCCTTTTCCTTTGCTGCACAGACAGAACACGAAGCAACCTGAAAGTTAGTTTATAGTACCAGTCCACCTCATCTATTAGGTTGTCAACCACGTGATGCAGGTGGATTTTCTCCCAACAGTTCCAGTTCACCGGGCAAGTCACAAACAAACGTGTGGAACGAGTTCTCTATTTGCGACTCACAAAGAGAACAAACCAACGTACAGTCCACAAACAGTGCTCCCTCCTTGTTCACGTTGTCCTCATCAACAAATCTGTGCATTTTGAAGTGATATGCACTTTTAACTGTGTACTCTCCTTATTCTCTCATccgctatatatatatatatatatatatatatatatatatatatatatggatctATGATTGGCATCCTCAGTATTGCATTAGCATCTCGAAGAGAAAACAACTGATGAATAATGTTCTTCATTCGCAAATGCTGTAGACCACCAAATATAGGAGTGTCTAGACATAGATTGTTCTCCAACCTCAGCCATGTTTGAGGTATCACTAGCCGACAATGAACTTTCTGGCAACATTCCTACAAAAATAGGAGCTTTGTCCAGCCTTGAAAATCTGGAGCTTGCACCAAATAATATGGGTGGACCAATTCCAAATCAGGTGGGAGCATTACTCAATTTAGTTCACTTGAACTTGAGCAAGAATAATTTCACAGAAAGCATTCCTGATAGCACGCAGCAGCATCACCTCTCTCCACAGCACTCTCGACCCCAACGAGAGACCAACAAGCCAGCTTATTTACGTGACTACGTAGAGTAGTACATAGAATAGCAGGTAGTGCGTAGCAGTGAGAGAATATCCACACGTAGCCTATAGGTGTGAGTGCGCATTAAGTTTGTCAGTGCTTGTCGGCTTTGCTTTTGTGCACGTAGTGCATATGTAATAGAAGGTTCTAGTGTATCATGAACCATAAATAGGAATGCAAAAGCGCACTGAATAACAGAAAAATATTCATAACAATtctgcttctttttcttttttttctggaGATTTCCTTGATCTCGAATCCAAGGAACAGCGCCCAATCAATTCCTTTGTTTAACCAATTTTAATCTCTTCAAGTTCTTGATCTTAGTTGGAATTTGTTAAATGGAGAAATACCAGCAGCACTTGCGACTATGCAAAGATTGGAAACACTAAATCTCTGGCACAACAATCTCTCTGGAGCCATTCCATCTAATTTTAAGGATATGGTTAGTTTGACCAGTCTTAACATATCTAACAACCAATTGGAGGGTTCATATCCTAATAATCCAGGCTTTCTTAAGGCTCCATTTGATgcattgaaaaacaacaaaggCTTGTGTGGAAATGCCTCCGGTTTGGTGTCTTGTCCAGAGTTGAGTCACAACCCTCATGGTAAAATGAGAAGTGTCATCATGTTGACATTAGTCCTCACTTTGGGTGCTGTATTTCTAGTAGTATTAATTGTTGGAGTTTCCTTATGTATTTGTTATCGAAGGGCAACAAAGGCCAAAAAGGAGGaggttaaagaagaaaaaactcagGATCATTATTCCTTGTGGAGTTATGGTGGAAAAATAGTATATGAAAATATCATTGAAGCCACAGAGGACTTTGATGACAAATCTCATTGGAGAAGGAGGGACTGCAtctgtttaaaaattaaaacttcgtaccccattgtccagaggctcttcgctatgcgaaggtatgggggagggatattgtacgcagccttacccttgcatatgcaaagaggctgtttccggattcgaacccatgaccaacaagtcaccaaggcacaactttaccgctgcaccaggacTGCATCTGTTTATAAGGAAAAATTACCCACCGGACAGATTGTTGCTGTGAAAAAACTTCATGCTGCACCCAACGAAGAAACACTTGATTTGAAGGCTTTACAACTGAGGTTAAGACCTTGGCAGAAATCAAGCATCGTAACATTGTGAAGTCACTTGGATATTGTTTACATCCACGTTTCTCCGTTTTGGTTTATGAGTTCCTAGAGGGGGCAGTTTGGATGAAGTACTAAACAATGTACGCGTGCAACAATATTTGATTGGGAAAGGAGGGTGAAGGGTGTTAAGGTGTGGCAAGTGCTTTGTACCATATGCATCATGGTTCCTTTCCTCCTACTGTTCATCGTGACATATCAAGCAAGAATGTTCTTATTGACAATCTTTAGAATTTAATCCTGTATATACTTGTTTCAATGATAAGTCTTGCTACTTGTTgtataaaatcattttcatattttgatCATTGTAGAGCTTGCTTATACTAGGGAAGAGAATGAGAAATGTGATGTCTTCAGTTTTGGAGTGCTTTGTTTGGAAATAATGATGGGAAAGCATCCAGGAGATCTCATCTCTTCATTATTTTCAGGATCAGCGTCTAATTTGCTATTAAAGGATGTGTTGGACCAACGACTACCTCATCCAGAGAAGCCAGATGTTGAGGAGGTGATCTTGATTGCGAAAATAGCATTTGCTTGCTTAACTGAAATTAAGTCCATGTTTTCGCCCAAGCATGGAACAAGTGCATAACGAGTTTGTAATGCCAAAATCTTCTTCAGTGAAACTACTCCCCATGATAACACTTGGTCAACTCTTAAATAATTGAACCTTGTTTACTGGTGTGTTGTAAGTTTCTTTCTAGGAGTGCTAATAACATGGTACTTTCTGCCATATTCCATctaaaacacttttttattgactataatttgttgaaaattataaaGTTGTGTTATGATaaaatagttttcaataaattttagtccATATATAACTATGTGATAGAAGGAATGTGTTAGGAAAGGAGTgtgttattatatttatgttgtttttgtgtgtttcttttgttttgtgagacCTGAAAAATGTTGAAAACGGTCTTATGTTTTTTTGTAAGTTCGGAAGTCCATAGTTTTTAGGtcgatcaaataaattatacagtgtgatttttttcattttttttggtattcAAAGGGTTTTAAGCCCAAAAAGGAGAGATTACAATGGTACTAAACGAGGCACAGACACTCCATCAGCATCTGCTTGCAACAAGAGGCTAAGGAAAGCCGAGGGTTGCTGAAAAATCACAAAATGAACATCCATAAAGCCCTATTAGCAAGCTCATCGGCAGAGGAATTAGCCTCTCTGTAGACATGAGAAATCTTGAACTGATCAAAACCTGAGAGAAGATTGTGAATAGCTGTAAGAAGGTCAGAAGCCATTACACAAGACAGAGACAGTAATGTTCTTGGTTAGATAAGGGTATTTTGACTATATATTTAAGAGTATTGTTTCgacatttttttaagagattatTATTTCGACATCAACCACTTGAAGACTATACAAATGGAAGACTCCCAAtaaatcttatattatttaGGACTGACTAAATCTGGAAGAATAAGTTTTTTTGGGGTACATTTTGAAGAATAAACTTAAGAATATGTggtttaaaaaatcaaatagaaaaaaaacttaagaatATTTATAACCGGTATATCTGCAAGAAAtattacacacaaaaaaaataaggatctacaagaaatattaatccattttaaacaattaaataatcaaatgttagtcgattaaaatattttttaaataatgatatacCATGAATTTTCAGAAATAACTGTTGtatgaatttttaataaatcaaacaatcaattaaaattaagtaaatgattgattcaaattaaaaacattgACTAATTCATTATGATAAATATACTTAAAAgatattgtaattaaagtcgGTAGGGTAAATGAAGTGGtgctatatttatatatattttgttattatttggtgttaaaaataattaataaaaattgaaaaatgattagATGAAAAGCTGTATCCATCTAAAGTTATTACGTGACATAatctttgattatattttttaaaaaatattgtaaaatttataatttataatatattatatataatataatagaaaaatagtattttttacaacaataatAGCAAGACtcagaaaaaaatagttaataaataagaaaagggTCTTACTTAAAAAGACTCTCCTTTAACAAACGTCAAGGGCATTATGGGCAACTAGGGcctctctaaatttttaaataataaaaaatataaattaaatacagttaataaaaaaatgatttagaataagaaaaattaataatataaaaatagtgaaaaattaaaatttaaaaaataatttaaaagtaaaattattccATGAAAAGACTATTTAGCCATAAGAAAATCATAAGTGGGCTTAAAAAAGAGTGATAGAGTTAACCTAGTCGACTATATAAAGATAAAGTGTCTCCTCTGCTTATCCCAACCCTAGTGCAGTATTCTGCTATCTCGCTCGCAGTTGCTTTGCAACAAAAGAAAGCCGTCTTTGGTACGGCGTCGTTTGGTAAGTCTCCCACTCTCAGTGCCTTGTTCGATCTGACTTGAGAGAAAGATAACTCCGTTATCTCGTGCTTTGTAAATTTCTCTTTGCCCTAACAATTTCTGCGATTGCAgattgaaaaatcaaaattattataccttttttttttcttttcgcttTCATTTTCTGTGTATAAATAGTGATTCTTCGAAGCCAATGATGATTGACTATTATCAGTGTAGCAAGTGCCGTCTGAAAAGCTAACTGTTGTACGGCGTGTGATGTACATTTTTCACACTGTCTGAGGCTTcgatcttcttttttttctaaaatctaatttcaaaatttttattctatggtttgggatttttttaaaaagtaattccTCTGAAACTTAAAACTAAAATAGGCTAAATCAAATGCACTACTTCAGCACATGCTTCCTTGATGCCAATTAGGTTGAGCACTCTTGCAGCTCCTATTTGAATGTAAAAATGTAATTGAAGTGCTGTTGGATTAAATGAAAATCAACGAGTCTCTTCTTATTCTCAACCGTTGGAATATAGTGTGATTATTATCTCAAGCTCACTCAAACTGAACCAAATTGAAATCTGGAATGTTGATTGGTCAATGGTGAAGGAATTTTGGACTATGCAACTCCAGTAAAACCTGATCTACCCTCTTCAAAATCAAGATCAAGTTGGTGTCTTTTCAAGGCAAATAAATTGGTGATTTGGTGGGAATAATTTGTTGTATTGAATGGCAAATTACACAAATCTTCGTTTCAATTATTTACTCTTAATCTGAACGTTCGGAACTTCACCCACTGTCACTCATGTTTGATTTGTCTATATCAAACCTAAATTAGATAAAGACTAAAGAGTATAAAAAAACCAGCATAAATCTTAAACAACTCTGCCTCATCCTACTCGTTCAGTTAGTCCAACAATTCCTCGAATAAAAGGCCATGATGCTCATGATTCATGAAGGTGctattgaaatataaaatgaccCTATCCCATAATAAGCAACTTGCGATTACAACTCAAAAAAGAGTGGAACTTACACAGAAACAAGGCAACCGTCCCTGTTCCAAAATAAAGAAGCTTTGGCCTATAAATAACA is a window from the Glycine max cultivar Williams 82 chromosome 2, Glycine_max_v4.0, whole genome shotgun sequence genome containing:
- the LOC100800383 gene encoding glucan endo-1,3-beta-glucosidase 12; protein product: MHRFIVLTILLSLTLADGGSIGVNYGRIANNLPSAVKVVHLLKSQGLTRVKVYDTDPAVLRALSGSGIRVTVDLPNQQLFAAAKAPSFASSWVERNVAAYYPHTQIEAIAVGNEVFVDPHNTTKFLVPAMKNIQKALTKHNLDKDIKVSSPIALSALANSYPSSAGSFRPELVEPVFKPMLDFLRETGSYLMVNVYPFFAYESNADVISLDYALFRDNPGVVDPGNGLRYYNLFDAQIDAVFSALSALKYDDVKIVVTETGWPSKGDSNEVGASVDNAAAYNGNLVRKILTAGGTPLRPKADLIVFLFALFNENQKPGPTSERNFGLFYPDERRVYNVPLTTEELKDYHDRPAPVSGGGQQKGTPAPAPVVSGGVSKSTTGNTWCVANPDADKVKLQAALDFACGEGGADCRPIQRGSTCYDPNTLVAHASFAFNSYYQKQSRKGGSCYFGGTSYVVTQEPKYGSCEFPTGY